The genome window GCCGAATCCCTGTCAAAAAAAATATACATGCGTATGAACGGATTTATCCGGGGTGCACTCCCATATGTCCTTTTGGGTGTTTTTGTAGTCAACATATTCTACACAATGGGGATTATCGGATATATCAGTGATGCTTTTGCCCCGGTTATCACCGGGCTGTTCGGCTTACCGGGTGAGGCGGGTGCAGCCATGATCGTAGGCTTTTTGCGAAAGGATGTTGCTGTGGGAATGCTTGTACCGCTTGGTATGGAGGTCTCTGAACTAATAGTAGCCAGTGTCGTGCTGATGGTTTACTTCCCCTGTGTAGCAACTTTTGTTGTACTGTTCAAGGAAATCGGGTGGCCGAGCCTCCTGAAACTGATTGCAATAATGCTGGCAATTGTACTTTTCGCCGGCGGGGGACTAAACCTGCTTCTCCAAACAGCGGGCTTATGGCAATAAACAAGTGCGGAAGAACTCACTGAAATTATATGAATACTCCTGATGTTACAAAATCTGGATTGAATGATGAATAAAATAAACCGAAAATCAACCTGCCCCATGTACACTCATACTCTGGTATCTGCTTTAATACTTCTTTTGCTGATACCTGCTCATCTGACTGCCCAGTCGCTTACTATCTATTCCGGTCGCAGCAAGGCACTGGTAGAACCCCTAATTGAGAAATTTGAAGAAGAGAGCGGGATCCGGGCCAACGTGAGATACGGAAGTTCCACCCAGCTTGCCGTGGCCATGCTTGAAGAAGGACGCCGGACGCCCGCCGATGTATTCTGGGCACAAGACGCAGGTGCTCTGGGGGCAGTACATCGCGGTGACATGCTGGAACAGCTTCCTTCCTCGCTGCTGGAAATGGTTCCCGGTCAGTTTCATAACACTGACGGAACCTGGATTGCAACAAGCGGACGTGCACGTGTCATGGCTTTTTCGAAAACCCGCGTTGACAGTTCGGATCTTCCGGAATCCGTTTTTGGATTAACCGACGGGAAGTGGAAAGGTCGCGTGGGATGGGCCCCGAGCAACGGCTCATTCCAGTCGTTCCTGACATCCATGCGCATTCTGGAAGGGGACGATGCCACCCTTGAATGGCTCCGCGCGATGAAAGACAATGACGCTGAAAGCTATATCAACAACAGCGCCCTTTTGCAGGCTGTATCGGCTGGTGAGATCGATGTTGCACTGACCAATCATTACTATCTCTACCGCTTTCGGGAGAACAACCCGGACTTTCCGGTTGACCAAACCTTTTTTGAGGCCGGCGACCCCGGCAACCTGGTGAATGTGGCCGGAATCGGAATGCTCAAAAATGCCCGCAACGAGGAATCAGCCCGGGCCTTTATTCAATTCCTTCTTGAGAAGGAGAATCAGCAATGGGTTACGGATGAAGTTTTTGAGTATCCGGTGCACGATGAGGTCACCGTTGCAGCCGGTCGAATGCCTCTTTCAGACATCAGAGAGCTGAGTCCCACGCTCGATCTTGACAAACTCAGTGAGCTTGACCAAACGCTAAATCTGCTTCGCAGAGCCGGGCTGCTCTGATGATAACATGCTTTCACTCATATTGATGCAGATAACCAACTTTGTTCAGAAAGCTTAAAGAAATATTCCGGATCACCAATTTACCGTCCTGGTACTTTCTGGCGCCTGCCGTCCTGGTAGGGATCCTGGTACTTATACCTTTGATTTATCTGGTGATTCGTGCACTGGAAGCTGATACCCAGCTATCCATGGAGCTGGTTCTGCGGACACGCAATCTGGAGCTGCTTTACAACACGCTGCTGCTGGCTTTCGGGACGCTGATTGTGGGAACGACAATAGCTCTTCCCCTGGCCTGGATCACGACACGGACCGACATCCCGGGGAGAAAATTACTTACTCTTCTTGGCGTACTGCCTCTGGCTATTCCCGGATACGTAATGGCCTATGCCCTGCTGGGTTTTACCGGTTCTGACGGTACCCTTGCCGTGCTGTTCGGTATTGAACTGCCAAGGCTGAGGGGATTCCCCGGGGCACTGACCGCCATCAGCCTGTATACGTTTCCCTATCTCTACCTGAACTTCCGCGCGGCACTTGCCGGTATCGATCCCTCACTTGAAGAAGCATCCCGCTCACTGGGCTACCGGCCGCGGGAAGTGTTCTTCCTGGTCATCCTCCCCCAGCTGAAACCGGCCTACTACGCGGGCACCCTCATCATTTTTCTTTATGTCCTCGGGGACTTCGGTGCTGTCTCCCTCATGAGATTCGAAACCTTCAGTTTTGCCATCTATCTGCAGTATGCGGCCGCCTATGACCGGGTATATGCGGCATGGCTTGCCCTGATGTTGCTGGTGCTGACATCAACGGCACTGATTGTCGAATACAAGCTTCTCAGAGGAATGCTTTTCCACCGGACAGGAACCGGCAATGAGAAAAATGCCAAAATCATGACACTCGGCATTTGGAAGTGGCCTGCATATCTGTTTGTCACGGTGCTGGTACTCCTTTCGATTGTCCTGCCTGTCAGTACCATACTTTTCTGGATGCTGGAGGCATTTGACACCGGACAGCTTGCCGGTCTTAAGCGTGCACTGACGGGATCGGCCATGGCTTCCGCCCCGGCCGCGCTGCTGGCAACAGGCCTTGCCATTCCGCTGGCATATATCGGTGTGCGGCATCCGTCCCGGCTCACCCGCGGACTGGAACGGATCGCCTATCTTGGCTATGCCACGCCTCCCCTTGCATTTGCACTGGCACTGATTTTTTTCACTCTCAGCGTCGCCCCGTTTTTCTATCAAACACTCATTGTGCTGATCGTGGCTTACGCGCTGCATTTTCTGGCTGAAGCCATCGGTCCCGTCAGAAGCTCTCTTTATCAGGCCTCGCCGCGGCTCGAAGAGGCGGCTCGTTCTCTCGGCTACGGAAGGCTTAAAGCATTTTTTCTTGCGACATTCCCGGTCATGAGGAACGGTTTGATCGTATCTGCTGCTTTTGTATTTATGTCGGCAATGAAAGAGCTGCCGATCACGTTTCTGCTGGCACCGGTCGGATTCGAAACACTGGCCGTTAATGTCTGGAGTTATACCTCTGAGGCCATGTTTGCCCAGGCGGCACCATATGCTCTTTTCATTCTGGTTTTTTCTGCGTTGTTTGTCGGGTTACTTTTTGCTAAAGAGTGGACAAAGAAACCGTGATGACTTTTTTTCATACATCTTTTGACGGGCTGACGGGTCTCCTGAGACTTAGGCACCGGATCACGAACAGCTGACGACAGATCACATTTTCTAATTATGAATACACATCTACAGATAACAGGTCTCAGCAAATCTTTTGAACCACCAGAGAAAGTCGTGGACCAGGTTTCCTTTTCCGTAAACAGGCACGAAATATTCGCCTTGCTCGGACCCAGCGGATGCGGAAAAACCACGACGTTGCGCATGATAGCAGGATTTGAGCCTCAGGATGAAGGCGAAGTTATACTGAATGACCGGATACTGGTCAAATCCGCCTCCGGTAAGCCGGAAAAAAACAGTACCGGCAGAAATAACGGAAAAAAACGCAAGATTTTCATAGAACCGGAAGACAGGGGTATCGGATTTGTTTTTCAGGATTATGCGCTGTTTCCTCATCTTTCAGTGCTGCGAAATGTCATGTTCGGGCTGAAGAACGTTCCGAAAAACAAAAGGGAGGTCCGGGCCGAAGAGATCCTTTGCATGATGGGCCTTCGCGCTTTCATGAACCGCAGTCCGTTTGAACTGTCCGGAGGACAGCAACAGCGTGTTGCACTTGCCCGGGCAATAGCACCAACTCCCGAACTCATCCTGCTGGATGAGCCGTTCTCCAATCTTGATGCCGTTTTGCGTCAGTCAACCCGCGATGAAATCAGGGGACTGCTCAAAAAAGCCGGCATGACGGCCGTACTTGTAACTCATGATCAGGAAGAAGCCCTCTCCTTTGCAGACCGAATAGCCGTTATGAACGAGGGGCGCATCGAACAGATCGGCACGCCGGAGGAGGTTTACTATCGTCCCCGTACCCGGTTTGTCGCCCAGTTTCTCGGCACCACCAATCTCATTACAGCTGAAGCCATCGGTGCCTCAGCGCTGACTGAGTTCGGCCGGATCAACCTTAACCGTCCGGCGACCGGCAGAGTCACACTCTCCATCCGGCCGGAACATCTGACACTCGAAAAGCCGAATCCCCGGATCGACAATCACCTCGGAGAGGTTGTTTCCAAAGAGTTCAAAGGCCACGACATCACCTACAGGGTAAGAATCAAGGCCCGCGAATGCCTTGTCCACACCGACAATAGAATTCACTTCAGGCCCGGAGACCAGGTCAATGTGCGCCCGCTGGAAACCGGTGTGGTACTCGAGGAGCCGGATGTAGCGGTAGCTTCGACGGCAAAGGAAGTTGCCGTTTAAATCACCTGGTTATGATTCCGGTATGTTTCCGCCAGCTGAACCGATCAGCCCGGATCTATCAGCCGGATCCGGTCAGCCTGATCAGCCTCTGCTTTTATCGGACCGCGTCAGGTATTGGAGAAAACGGTCACGGCTCGATCAGCACAGCGGCAAAATCATCGATTTTCCGGTCATACTCCTCCTGGAGCAGCGGGGATGAGATGATAAAATCAGCTGATGAGCGGTTACAGGCTACCGGAATATTGTAGACAACGGCCAGGCGCAGCAGAGCCTTGACATCGACATCATGAGGCTGCGCAGACATCGGATCCCAGAAAAAAATCATGACATCGATATCACCGTCGGATATTTTGGAACCGACCTGCTGATCGCCTCCAAGCGGGCCGCTTTTGAAACGGTGAACATCCAGTCCAAGCTCCCTGGAGATAATCCCTCCTGTTGTACCTGTACCGAAAAGCTCGTGGTCACCGAGCAGTTTTTTATTCCAGCGAGCCCACTCAAGCAGCTGCTCTTTTCTGTTGTCATGAGCGATCAACACAATCCGCTTGCGTTTTTTCATGGGGATATTGCGCTGATAGTATGGCTCCTTGCCGGGCCGGCGGGTTTCGGTGTTGCTGTCCATGTGACAGACTCCTTATTGGGGTGAAATTTTCAGTTCCAACGACATTGAAATATACCCCTGCAGGAAACCGATAACCAGCTAATTATCAAAAATCTGACAGATCGTCGTCATCCAGAGGGATAATTTCCCGGGCACTTTTTTTATTTCCGTTGCCCGCGGACGCTGCAGTGGCTGTATGCCGCTCAGTTTGATTCTGCTTGTTGCTGAAACGCTGTTTGGCAGTGTAACCACCGTTGCCGGCTGACGTTGTGTTTTTTCCCTTATTTCCTGAGGAAGCTGCAGATCTGTTACTGCTGCCGGATGCATTTGCTGAATTCGAATTCCGGTAATTTGCAGGTGCATGCAGCCTTGCGGAATGCTGCGCTCTTTGGCGGCCATTGCCTGTGCTGCCATCATTGCTGCCGGCCAAAGCAACAAGTTCCCCAACCATGCGCCTGAGCTCTTCTGCCTGAGAAGAAAGTTCTTCAGCGGCACTTGCCGTCTCTTCTGAGCCCGATGCATTGCGCTGTACTACCTTATCCATTTCAGACATGACCGAGTTCAATTCTGTGATGCCCGTAGCCTGCTCTTTGGTCGCTGATGTAATCTCAACCACCAGCGTGCTCACATCAGAGACACTTTGCTTGATTTTTTCAAGACCTTCAGCAACATCACGGGCTGCATTGTCACCGCTTTGAGCATTTGCCTGTGAACGTTCTATCAGTTCTGAGGTGTTTCTTGCGGCTTCGGCACTGCGCTGTGCCAGTGTCCGGACTTCTTCAGCTACAACGGCAAACCCTTTTCCTGCCTCACCGGCCCTTGCAGCTTCCACGGCAGCATTCAGTGCCAGCAAATTTGTCTGAAAAGCGATGTCATCAATTGTTTTGATAATCTTTGAGGTTTCATCAGAGGAGGTTTTAATCTGCCCCATAGCCTCATACATTCGCTCCATAGCACCAACGCCTTCGTCAATGACCGGAAGGGTATTCTTCATTGCCCTCTCGGCTTCATCTGCATTATTGGCCGTTTGCTTTGTCTGTGCGGACATTTCTTCGAGCGAAGAGGTCGTCTGCTGCAAGCCTGCAGCCTGTTCACTTGCGCTTTCGGACTGCTCCTGACTGGCTCCGGACAACTGGGTTGATGAAGCATTGATTTGTTCTGCACCGCTGTTGAGCCCGGTAATTATGTTATTGAGTGCCCGGATAAGTGAGTTGCTGAACAACCAGGCTATGGCAATACCGACGAGCAGGACAATCAGCATCACCATTCCGGCTGTTGCGACAAGAGAGTAGCGGGCATCCGAGGTGATCGTGTTTACGTCCGACATGGGAATACCGACAAAATAGATCCCGACAACCCGGCCTGAGCCATCCGTCATCGGTTCATAAGCGGTGAGGTACGGGCGATCCAGAATATCCGCTTCTCCTACATACAGCTCTCCCTGCATCACCGGATCATAAGCTTCGCTGTCAACACCCAAAAAAGTACCGACGGCACGGTTTCCCGAGTTGTCCTGAATACTGGTCGCAATTCTCCGGAAGTCATCCCCGTCTCTTTGAAAAATGGTAGCTTCCACCCCGAGATCCCGGGCAATCCGGTCAATGGCATCATTTCTGCCTTCAACGGGGGCTCCTTCGCTGTCAACCAGCCGGTTATCTGATAACTCCACTTCACCAAAATAGTTCCCGGCATAGACCTGAACAGACTCCACATCACCGTCCAGTTTCATGTTCAGTGTATAATCAGCCAGTTCTCTGAAACTGTTCCCTGCCGTAAATACATTGGCTGTCGTCAACAGCAACCCGGTTACTACAAGAATTGCGGATATTGTTGTCAAAAGACGGGTCTTCAATGTCCATTTTTTCCAGAATGCGGTTTTGTTATCCGTACTCATAAATACCATCCTTTTCATAAGTTAAATAATAGCAGAGGCATAAAAGGCATAAGTACCGGGATTATTATTACTATTCCATCGCTGGTGAATAAATCCCGTTTATGCTCCAATCCATATTTTGCAGACCTGTGATCAAGACCTGAGTTCCGTTCCGGGAAAAGCAGGTATGCCTGATTATCGTCCTGCTGAACGCAATACTTAAGCCGGCACTATCCTTTCCGTTTGTGTTTTCAGTATTTATATTGAACAAGTCATTGTGTGCCAATATGTATTATTTATTTCAGCACAAACTGATCACATCCAGATTACTATTGCCATGTTACCAGTTATCAGCATAATTACATTGATGATCATCAGTAACTGTTTCGGCCCTGAAAACAATACAAATGACAATATGGAGACCATTTCACTACCGGAACCTTCTCTTGAGGGAGATATTTCCCTGGAAAAAACTCTGAAAGACCGGCGGTCCGTCCGGTCGTACTCGGACAAAACCATATCAGCCGGGATAATCAGTCAGCTGGCCTGGGCTGCCCAGGGTATCAGCGACCGGGTAAATAACTTCCGCACCGCTCCTTCAGCCGGAGCTACTTATCCGATCGAACTTTACTTTGTCGTTTCTGACGGACATGAACCGGGTGAAGGCGTGTACCGGTATGACCCCGGAGATCACGCGCTGGACCGGGTTCACAGCCAGGATATGCGCCGGGATATCTACCAAATGTCACTTCAGCAGGAGCCCATCATTGATGCGCCGGTTGTTTTGGTGATAACGGGTGTTCTGGAGAGGACGGCGCAAAGGTACGGTGAGCGGGCGGAACGGTTCATGTATATGGAGGCAGGACACGTTTCGCAGAATATTTACCTGCAAAGCACTGCCCTGGAGCTGGGCACGGTTGCCATTGGTGCCTTTGACGATGAAGGCATTATGGAGCTGATGGAGCTTGAGGATGGCGAATATCCGCTTTATATCATGCCCGTTGGGCATTATTAAACAGGTACTATAATTCCTATTTGATCAGTATCATTTGTCGTGTCTGAACCACGTCACCGGCAGTGAATCGGTACAAATACACACCACTGGCCAAATTTTCAGCATTCCAGGTAATCCGATATTCTCCCGGCACCTGCATTTCGTCAACCAGGCTGCTCACCCGCCGTCCTGTCACATCGTAGATGCCCAGCCGGACATGTGACTCTTCCGGTATCTCATAAGTGATGATCGTGGAATGATTGAACGGATTGGGATAATTTTGGTACAAATTGAAAGATAGCGGAAGAGGTTCCGATTTTGGTTCCGATGAAGTTGGTATTCCTGTACTTTCGGATGCGAGTACCGGCCGGCCGGGTTTTTTGAGTCCGGTAAAAAGGTCTTCCGGCGCCTTCCCATCCAGTCCGGCAGCACGGATTTTGCCCGCATTCGGTTCGTTCCAATAGATCATCCCGTTGGCCACATCAATGGACAGCCCTTCCGGCTGCTCCAGGCCGGTCAGAAAATCCTCTGTTTGTGACCCATCGAGATTCGCACGTCGAATTCTGTCATTATCTGTTTCCGTCCAATAAAGATGGCCGGAGGCAAGATCAATGGCCACCCCTTTTACCGGTGAGTCAAGGTTTTCTTCTGAAACCAGAATTTCGGTCGATTCACCGGAAAAATCCGTTGCATCTGATCTGAGCAGGGCATAATTATTGCCTGCACTACCCGCCCAATACATCATTTGGCCATGAGGATCATAAGCAAACTCCCTGGTCAGATACGGCAGGTTGTCCAGAGTATCCGGTTTGGATTCCGTATCGGATACATTCATCCGAATATTATTTCCACCGGAAACCCAATACAGAAAGCCATCATCTCTGTTAAAAAGGGTTGTATTTATACTCGGCGGCAACTGGTATGGTCCCTCTGCAATCATTTGCACTTCGGATCCGTCAAGCCCGGCTTTCATGATATAATCGGAGAATGTGCTCCAGTACAAATATCTCCCATCCGGGTCTATCGCCAGGTTGGTTGGTGTTCCGAATCCATAAAACAGTGTCTCCATATTCAGACCTGTCGGATTAACGCTCTTGAATCTGCCTGCATTCACATCATCTGCGATCCAGTACAAGCGGTTATCCGTTGCATTATAACGCAATTCCCCATTTCCAACCCTGGAAACAGATAACAACGTATCGGTCATGCTTCCGTCATAATTTGCCCGATAGACATTCCGTGTCCGGCGAGTCCAGTATATCTTTTCTTCTCCGGGATTCACGCTCAAAAAACGCGGCAGTTGCGGCACTTTCAGGATTATCCCGGCATTGCTGCCGTCAAGGGCGGACCGATAGATTCCGACTTTCTCATCAGATTCCGAATGCTCCATCCAAAACAGAGCATCATTGGCAGGATCAATTTCGATATCCCGGAGTGAAACCGGTATGGGATTGATGCCGGTTACAATATCCTGCGGGTCACTGCCATCCAGGTTGGCACGCCGGATTTTGCCCATATTTCTTTCAGCCCAATACAGTTGGTTATTTACGTTATCCAGCCGGAATGAAGTAATAGTGGAACCGGATGCCAGGACTTCGATATTCCCTCCCACCAGACCGGTCCTGCGAATGACGTAAGACGCAGAATCGCCCGGAACGTTTTCAATCCAGTAGATCATTTCATTGCCGGCATCCACCTGGATTTTAGTCACACTTCCCTCTGTAACTACAATTTGCACCCCATCCTCGTTTTGCGGGTCGCCTTTCCAGATCCCGTTCGGCATGATGTCATCACGGATGGCGACGTGTTGTCCGTTTGCCCAGTAAATATCCCCGTCAACCATTTCAATTGTCCGGGGATATCGGGGCACGACTCTTCCCAGAGTATCGATTTCTCCTGATTCTAAAGAACCGCCAAACACGTGAAATTCCTCCCGGTCAAACCAGTAGACATCATGCGACCGGTCTGGCATTGCGACTGCAAAGCCGGGGGCGGTGAAGAGCAGCAGCACCACTGAAAACAATTTGGAGTTAATTATTGATTGCTCTTTCATGAATAGCTGCAAATTTGATTTGCATAAATTAATTATAAAATATTTCCTTATTTGAGCAGCATCATAGAACGAGTTTGCACAAAATCGCCGGCCCGTAGCTTGTATATGTACACGCCGCTGGCCGCATGCGTACCGTCCCATGCAGCTTCATGTACACCGGCAGGCATTATTCCGTCGACCAAAATGGCCACGCGCCGACCCAGCAAGTCCAAAACCTCCAGGCGAACCTCACTATTTACCGGAAGCTCATACTGTATTACCGTCACCGGATTGAACGGATTGGGATAATTCTGATGAAGGCGAATCTGATCTGACAGCTCTCGGCCCGGTTCTTCAGTAAGCGTTGACACTTTTCCGATTCCCGTCAGCAGCAGTTGCATTGGGTCTTCTTCATTGGCTGCGTTATGGTTGATTTCCAAAGTTGCAATGAATGTATCTGCCCGTTCCGGTTTAAATTCCAAATCTAAGCCATGACTTTCATCGGGGGCAAGCTCATAACTTCCCTCACCTCCGGTCAGGGAAAAAGAGCCGGTATCACCGCTCAGAGTGCCAACCGCACCGTTCATGGTTATATTACCTCTGTTGCGTAAGGTGAATTGCCTGGACTCCACCTCGCCGAGCTTTACTTCACCGAAATCGAAATCCTCCGGTCTGACCGATAGAATGGCCACCTCGGGAGCCTGCACCGAATCTGCAGGTGCCTGCCATCGAAGTTTCGGGTAACCTTCGGTCAGTTGCCAGGTCTCATCAAAATCAAATTCATACATGTAGACAAAAGCATTCTGGCCGGTCATCTGTCCGGCGGAAAGGCCCCACATTTCATCGACCGGCGGACCGGTTACCAAAACTTCCGGATCGTTGTCACGCCACAACTGTTCAGAACTGCCGCCCGTCTCCTCTTGTCGCTTCGCATTCGGTGGAATTCGCCAATAGCTGCGGTAAATACGTCCGGGATTATAGCCTGCAATTCCACCCGTTTCGTCATTTGATTCGGCGGAAACCAGCCCGATAGCATAGGACTCTGTAATAATGCTCTGTTCAGCCGGATCAGGTGATCCTGTGTTTCCGCCCACCAACCTGCCCACCGCGCTACTGCCGCTCACATCCCCGGTTGCATAGGCTTGCCGCACATGTCTCCCGTTCATGCCAACCAGGCCTCCTGTAAATCGGCTACCGGTGACATTACCGCTGGCAAAAGAAAATTCCACCACTCCGTAACTATAGCCGACCAATCCACCGATTCGGTTGTTTTTTCCGGTTACTTCTACATCGGCATAAGAAAAGCGAATGGTTCCCTCATTATGGCCGATCAGTCCGCCAAGCAATTGGTTACCTGAAACCTTGCCGGAAACGGAAACTCCGTTTACCGATCCGAAATTCGATCCAGCAAGTGCACCGACACCTTCTTCGCCTCTGATATCCACCTGTTCCAGGTGTAGTTGCTCAATAGTTGCATTTATGATACCATCAAATAATCCCAGCCAGGACTCATCGGGCCGGTTGATAGTCAGATTTGAAATCAAGTGGCCTTGTCCGTTATAGGAACCGGTAAAACTGTCTCCCTGCTTTCCGATAGGCTCAAAACCCTTCCCGCCGTTCCAGCCGGCGGTTGCCGAGGCGTCGATGTCGGCGATTTGCACAAAATGGCTGTCTGGATAGGTCCCCACGGCCTGAAGCTGCTCAAGGGTTTCCACCTGCCAGGGATCGGTTTCGCTACCCGATCCTCCGGCAAACTGACCCGTCAGTTTTGAGGGCAGACACATAAGCACAACCAGCACCGGTAAAACGACCGGAGACTTCAACGCTCGCCGTATTCTTGTTTCACTAAATCGAAGTTTAATTAAAACAAAGAGGATGGTAAAGTCTATTAATTTCATGACGGTACAGATTTCTTTACTGTTAGAAAAATTTCCTTATTTCATGAAAAGCATCTTGCGGGTTTCGATATGGCCTCCGGCCTGAATGCGGTACAGATATACACCACTTGACAAATCACCGGCGTCAAAGGTGACATCATGGTGCCCGGCTGGTTTATGTTCATTTAGCAGCAAAGCCACCTGTCTTCCGGTCACATCGAAGACCTCCAAACGCACATCTGCAGCCTCCGGAAGACTGAAACCGATCTTCGTTGCAGGATTGAACGGATTGGGGTAGTTCTGATGCAAACGAAACCGACCAACTCGTTCTTTTTCTGCATCTTTCTTTTGTGCCGGGTATTCCCGATCACTGACCAAGTCTCCTGCAATTTTAGCACTACTGCCGATCCACTCACCCCCAATGTTAACAACACCACTTTCTGCAGAAAGAGATACAGTGCCTTCATCTGATCTTATTGTCAAATTGGTATTTTCTGCCAAATCAATATCATGATTAAATTGTAAATCATCTTCCAGTACAAGTTCAACATCCTCCTTATCCTTGCCAAGTACAGCGCCATGGTTTTCAATTGTGTGTATCAATGCCTGATATGCATTCAAGCGCCCGTATCCCATTTCCTCGTGAAATCCGTTCTGATATACTACGTTGCCTACTTCATCAGCCGATTCTTTTAAGATTTCCTTTACCTGCAATGGTGTAAGTTGATTATTAATGGACAGGATTAAACCAATTACACCGGAAACATGTGGAGCCGCCATGGATGTGGAACAGGAGGTTCCGGCTAATCGA of Natronogracilivirga saccharolytica contains these proteins:
- a CDS encoding choice-of-anchor D domain-containing protein, translated to MKLIDFTILFVLIKLRFSETRIRRALKSPVVLPVLVVLMCLPSKLTGQFAGGSGSETDPWQVETLEQLQAVGTYPDSHFVQIADIDASATAGWNGGKGFEPIGKQGDSFTGSYNGQGHLISNLTINRPDESWLGLFDGIINATIEQLHLEQVDIRGEEGVGALAGSNFGSVNGVSVSGKVSGNQLLGGLIGHNEGTIRFSYADVEVTGKNNRIGGLVGYSYGVVEFSFASGNVTGSRFTGGLVGMNGRHVRQAYATGDVSGSSAVGRLVGGNTGSPDPAEQSIITESYAIGLVSAESNDETGGIAGYNPGRIYRSYWRIPPNAKRQEETGGSSEQLWRDNDPEVLVTGPPVDEMWGLSAGQMTGQNAFVYMYEFDFDETWQLTEGYPKLRWQAPADSVQAPEVAILSVRPEDFDFGEVKLGEVESRQFTLRNRGNITMNGAVGTLSGDTGSFSLTGGEGSYELAPDESHGLDLEFKPERADTFIATLEINHNAANEEDPMQLLLTGIGKVSTLTEEPGRELSDQIRLHQNYPNPFNPVTVIQYELPVNSEVRLEVLDLLGRRVAILVDGIMPAGVHEAAWDGTHAASGVYIYKLRAGDFVQTRSMMLLK